The following coding sequences lie in one Phalacrocorax aristotelis chromosome 2, bGulAri2.1, whole genome shotgun sequence genomic window:
- the ELOC gene encoding elongin-C produces the protein MDGEEKTYGGCEGPDAMYVKLISSDGHEFIVKREHALTSGTIKAMLSGPGQFAENETNEVNFREIPSHVLSKVCMYFTYKVRYTNSSTEIPEFPIAPEIALELLMAANFLDC, from the exons ATGG atggagaagagaaaacataCGGTGGGTGTGAGGGCCCAGATGCTATGTATGTGAAGTTAATATCTTCTGATGGCCATGAGTTCATTGTAAAAAGAGAGCATGCATTAACATCAGGAACAATAAAAGCTATGTTGAGTGGACCAG GACAGtttgcagaaaatgaaacaaatgagGTGAATTTCAGAGAGATCCCATCCCATGTCCTATCCAAAGTATGCATGTATTTCACCTACAAGGTCCGCTATACTAACAGCTCTACGGAGATTCCTGAATTCCCAATTGCACCTGAAATTGCACTGGAACTTCTGATGGCTGCAAACTTCTTAgattgttaa
- the TMEM70 gene encoding transmembrane protein 70, mitochondrial, which translates to MLWVLLLRAAARRPAAPPAPAAAASWLRGAPYRRLPAGCRRRAALPAAAGAPQVTSFQGVAVRSLSTSSPHEHPEHGRLVYKGNLAKAVLGVRFFSYSTSIFNLFMMPYIVLKTGIGFESLFIQAAFYGLIGFFTFVTPVTLHVLTKGYVIRLYYKDEMDTYTAITYNAILAEKATVFHQKDVKIPDITKMFTTFYAKTKSMLVNPTLFPNPQDYNHLMGYDKSFYFNLEEEKEPDERK; encoded by the exons ATGttgtgggtgctgctgctgcgggcggccgcccgccggcctgccgcccccccagcccccgccgccgccgcctcctggCTGCGGGGCGCCCCTTACCGCCGGCTCCCGGccggctgccgccgccgggccgccctgcccgccgccgcgggggccCCACAG GTGACATCTTTTCAAGGAGTGGCTGTTCGCAGCCTTTCAACGTCCTCCCCTCATGAACACCCAGAACATGGAAGACTAGTTTATAAAGGAAATTTGGCAAAGGCAGTGTTAG gtgtgaggtttttttcttactccACCAGCATATTCAATCTGTTCATGATGCCCTACATCGTGCTCAAAACTGGTATTGGATTTGAAAGCCTGTTTATACAAGCTGCCTTTTATGGGTTGATCGGGTTTTTTACATTTGTAACACCAGTTACTTTGCATGTCCTTACAAAAGGCTATGTGATTCGACTGTATTACAAAGATGAAATGGACACGTATACGGCCATTACATACAACGCAATCTTGGCAGAAAAAGCGACAGTTTTCCATCAGAAAGATGTGAAGATTCCAGACATCACCAAGATGTTTACAACATTTTATGCTAAAACAAAATCAATGCTTGTTAATCCGACGCTTTTCCCGAATCCTCAGGATTATAACCATCTCATGGGCTATGAcaaatccttttattttaacctagaggaggagaaggaaccTGATGAAAGGAAGTAA